From Saccharomyces kudriavzevii IFO 1802 strain IFO1802 genome assembly, chromosome: 13, a single genomic window includes:
- the EIS1 gene encoding Eis1p (similar to Saccharomyces cerevisiae YKL050C and EIS1 (YMR031C); ancestral locus Anc_2.590) gives MSLISAVEERDIPNIGKSLSGGRSRTSSITSSKKSLKHGSRSQKKPRVYQTTGEPLSREALYKAKLKYGVFQSPAQSYSIGVSDAHAASDKAANLAHDNQTTVEAYKRMFIDPNATKAASKVGSKVTRKNSITSATSATSKESQMKRRAKESSGAAASKAYSMTMETASISSQTNSKSYSITSASSVLSSASNSLSNAVNPRPKTLNLEKVLMGAEKMAESRIKERWEPEKANFQYGIKTDEHGRLNQFSFSNDMMNNIMAKVDAPKAQDLQKGKEFAAEREAKSMKFALGAAHAVKDMNPGQDVDKDLALKAQKRDSYLNQLTSQQVLTLARANVDRQLDIIEKSDMHRKLFTNMEYNKAAVAAAQSNQQKKTEFHNKINMGGGLFLSPEDITKIASGLISPVLGEVSERAEAQRAMDEEIAERTESYNKSMDEWESMERSINSNDTKVLTTTANKHQTEKKATEEKIKASYDSLVTRMDAKVTERETLLEDTKNKEIDFKKQMQQELKDEKARLDQDLEDWGKNCEQDISDARKEQEEVLKPYHEDLANVEAEHQTLLRERDAINAEISRLQEAIVDHKRKISNYGNDLDAQKNRNVREDDKLVELGQTKGSLESHLNDDVIILANKAKEQAELSTKEARLKQLEVDSLINERKSELNTTEIELKKEKLNLLEAMKDVASARGDDKIDEDKVKSLIGMTSEEYLAKNKLVKKNVEVLPTQLEEKEEEVDGINKEKAADTKSKDLTNGDSSVERIAKPSTGAESVVETKKPEGESSLETPNKKENTGDDEIAKDSKNSSISQKVKDKKPLEISPDSLEHTFSGFSQGSSIEDDGQNVIGKKK, from the coding sequence ATGTCTTTAATTTCTGCTGTGGAGGAAAGAGATATACCCAATATAGGCAAGTCCTTGTCCGGTGGGAGGAGCAGGACTTCGTCAATAACCTCGTCGAAAAAATCGCTAAAACACGGTTCAAGAtctcaaaaaaaaccaaGAGTATACCAGACAACGGGCGAACCACTCAGTAGAGAGGCGTTGTACAAGGCCAAACTGAAATACGGAGTTTTTCAGTCACCTGCCCAAAGCTACTCAATAGGTGTAAGCGACGCTCATGCGGCTTCAGATAAAGCTGCTAACCTAGCGCATGACAATCAAACCACCGTGGAAGCTTACAAACGGATGTTTATTGACCCCAATGCCACTAAGGCCGCATCTAAAGTGGGGTCCAAGGTTACTCGTAAAAACTCGATCACTTCCGCTACTTCCGCTACTTCAAAGGAATCTCagatgaaaagaagagcaaaAGAATCCTCGGGGGCCGCTGCATCGAAAGCTTATTCGATGACGATGGAAACGGCGAGCATCAGTTCGCAAACTAATAGTAAGTCCTATTCTATCACCTCTGCCAGCTCCGTGTTAAGCAGTGCCAGTAATAGTTTGAGCAATGCCGTCAATCCTAGGCCtaaaactttgaatttggagAAAGTCTTGATGGGtgctgaaaaaatggcGGAATCCCGTATTAAGGAAAGATGGGAGCCTGAAAAGGCCAACTTCCAGTATGGTATCAAGACTGATGAGCATGGTAGACTGAATCAATTCAGTTTTTCTAATGACATGATGAATAATATCATGGCCAAAGTGGATGCTCCAAAAGCACAAGATTTACAAAAGGGCAAGGAATTTGCAGCTGAGCGAGAAGCcaaatcaatgaaatttgCCTTAGGGGCCGCCCATGCTGTCAAAGATATGAATCCAGGTCAGGATGTCGATAAAGACTTAGCGTTAAAAGCCCAAAAGAGGGACTCTTATCTAAATCAGTTAACTTCTCAACAAGTGTTGACTTTGGCGAGAGCCAACGTCGACAGGCAGTTAGatatcattgaaaaaagcgACATGCATAGAAAACTGTTCACCAATATGGAGTACAACAAGGCTGCTGTCGCCGCAGCGCAATCTAAtcaacagaagaaaactgaGTTCCATAACAAGATTAACATGGGCGGAGGTCTATTCTTGTCGCCAGAGGATATCACAAAAATTGCCTCTGGATTGATTTCTCCTGTGCTTGGTGAGGTCAGTGAGAGGGCAGAGGCTCAACGTGCTatggatgaagaaattgcaGAAAGGACGGAATCCTACAACAAGTCCATGGATGAGTGGGAGTCAATGGAACGTTCCATCAACTCCAATGACACTAAAGTATTGACTACTACGGCAAATAAACATcaaactgaaaagaagGCCACCGAGGAAAAGATCAAAGCCAGCTACGACTCTCTTGTAACCAGGATGGATGCGAAAGTCACGGAAAGAGAAACTCTACTCGAAGATAcgaagaataaagaaatcGACTTTAAAAAGCAAATGcaacaagaattgaaagatgaaaaagcTCGATTGGACCAAGATTTGGAAGATTGGGGTAAAAACTGTGAACAAGATATCAGCGATGCACGTAAAGAGCAGGAGGAAGTATTGAAACCTTACCACGAAGATTTGGCAAACGTAGAAGCGGAGCACCAAACTCTGCTAAGAGAACGTGATGCTATTAACGCAGAGATTTCCAGATTGCAAGAGGCTATTGTCGAtcataaaagaaaaatttccaacTATGGGAATGATCTTGACGCTCAAAAGAATAGAAATGTAAGAGAAGACGATAAATTGGTGGAATTAGGCCAAACCAAAGGATCATTGGAATCTCATTTGAACGATGACGTTATCATTCTTGCCAACAAGGCAAAGGAACAGGCTGAATTATCAACAAAGGAGGCTCGTTTAAAACAGTTGGAAGTAGATTCGTTGATTAATGAACGTAAAAGCGAGTTGAACACAACTGAAATTGAGttaaagaaggagaagTTGAACCTATTGGAAGCTATGAAAGACGTTGCTTCTGCACGTGGTGATGATAAAATTGACGAAGATAAGGTTAAAAGTTTGATCGGTATGACTTCTGAAGAGTACTTggcaaaaaacaaacttgtaaagaaaaacgTTGAAGTCCTTCCAACCcaacttgaagaaaaagaagaagaagttgacGGTATAAATAAGGAGAAGGCTGCTGATACCAAAAGCAAAGATTTAACTAATGGCGACAGCTCAGTAGAACGTATCGCTAAACCATCCACAGGTGCTGAGTCTGTTGTTGAAACGAAGAAACCAGAAGGGGAGTCTTCACTTGAAACgccaaacaaaaaagaaaataccggtgatgatgaaattgcCAAAGATTCGAAGAACTCCTCCATTTCACAGAAAgtaaaagacaaaaaacCTTTGGAAATCAGCCCTGACAGTCTAGAACATACGTTCAGCGGGTTTTCTCAAGGTTCATCGATTGAAGATGACGGTCAGAATGTAATTGGTAAGAAAAAGTAG
- the HOF1 gene encoding formin-binding protein HOF1 (similar to Saccharomyces cerevisiae HOF1 (YMR032W); ancestral locus Anc_2.591), producing the protein MSYNYEACFWDPNDNGVNILLSHISQGIKSCESMIHFFKQRSELEKDYARRLGAITGKLDKDMGTNVEYGKLNGALNVVLNAEKARAQSHSKQSEILFRQVYTDTKAFAGNLQARYTTLSGKIERLRMDKFNKKKGCEVLQKKLQDAQIRARDLQLNENNMIGAKRAEHNKRELLKWESNSQEYHVQLDVLKQEYKASQKFWIHEWAQLSCELQEMESARVSFLQSKLQQFAASSMETYILEQTKMDMLTTHLNSFTAADEISTFSKENGTGRLRHKNSKGDMASSSNWAQMSSTSTTSKKSESYMDNIRKLSSQLKETENRRKLAPVAVYEKPLPSPEVAISKQFRSSTPVIRNEIKSVADPALSLRSSHIRIQNTTTDDPPTKGEASRSGAVHQDKHLKSDEHLGNSDEDFPVAPKGDGSLTSPSESSSSNPTDFSHIKKRQSMESMTTSVSSMANSIDDSQRFAKSWNSTNRKRKSMSHLQVPTSSSRSDNEERTCVSECGREERDYGTMRDTSASTILFKPPAAVRGMSKGHTHRKSMILQDSSNPIEDALYEMERIQSSSKAGAKTGNVMSERGMVRDNGITVTLPIVTSEGFPVIEYAKAMYPLVGNEAPGLANFHKGDYMLITEIVNKDWYKGEVYDNDRIDRDHRVGLIPYNFIQLLHQGP; encoded by the coding sequence ATGAGCTATAATTATGAGGCTTGCTTTTGGGATCCAAACGACAATGGCGTGAACATCCTCCTGAGTCATATTTCTCAGGGAATAAAGTCGTGCGAATCAATGATACATTTCTTCAAGCAGCGTAGTGAACTGGAGAAGGATTATGCCAGACGGCTTGGAGCCATCACTGGGAAACTAGACAAAGATATGGGAACGAACGTGGAGTATGGAAAGTTGAATGGGGCGCTAAATGTGGTGCTCAATGCTGAGAAAGCCAGGGCCCAATCGCATTCGAAGCAAAGCGAGATCCTTTTCAGACAAGTGTACACAGATACAAAGGCTTTCGCCGGTAACCTGCAAGCAAGATACACTACGTTAAGCGGTAAGATTGAAAGATTACGAATGGACAAGtttaacaagaaaaagggaTGTGAGGTGCTGCAAAAGAAACTGCAGGACGCCCAGATCAGAGCCAGAGACTTACAATTGAATGAGAATAACATGATTGGAGCCAAGAGAGCAGAACATAACAAGAGAGAACTATTGAAGTGGGAGTCGAACTCACAAGAATACCACGTCCAACTGGATGTTTTGAAACAGGAATATAAGGCCTCGCAGAAATTTTGGATACACGAGTGGGCGCAGCTATCGTGCGAGTTACAAGAAATGGAGAGCGCGAGAGTATCCTTTTTACAATCGAAATTACAGCAATTTGCAGCTTCATCGATGGAAACATATATTTTagaacaaacaaaaatggACATGTTAACCACGCACCTCAATTCCTTTACCGCAGCAGACGAAATATCAacgttttcaaaagaaaacggAACTGGCAGGCTGAGACATAAGAATTCCAAGGGCGACATGGCTTCCAGTTCCAATTGGGCCCAAATGAGCAGCACATCCACGACAAGCAAGAAAAGTGAGTCGTATATGGATAATATAAGAAAACTTTCCTCTCAATTGAAGGAAACAGAAAACAGGAGAAAACTGGCTCCCGTAGCTGTATACGAGAAACCACTGCCATCTCCAGAAGTCGCGATTTCGAAGCAATTTAGAAGTTCCACTCCCGTCATACGCAATGAGATAAAATCCGTTGCTGATCCCGCATTGTCCTTGAGATCTTCGCATATTCGAATACAAAACACGACCACGGACGACCCCCCTACAAAAGGCGAAGCTAGTCGGTCAGGAGCAGTTCATCAGGACAAACATTTGAAATCCGATGAGCATCTGGGGAATTCTGACGAAGATTTTCCAGTGGCGCCTAAAGGAGATGGATCATTAACTTCACCATCGGAATCAAGTTCTTCTAACCCAACGGATTTTAGTCATATCAAAAAGAGACAAAGTATGGAATCTATGACCACATCGGTTAGTTCAATGGCCAATAGTATAGACGACTCACAAAGGTTTGCTAAATCCTGGAACTCAACGAATAGAAAGAGGAAATCAATGAGCCATTTGCAAGTACCCACGTCGTCTTCGAGATCCGACAATGAAGAAAGGACCTGTGTTTCCGAGTGTGGCCGTGAAGAACGTGATTATGGTACAATGAGAGATACCAGTGCAAGCACAATCTTGTTCAAACCTCCCGCAGCAGTGAGAGGGATGTCTAAGGGACATACGCATAGAAAATCCATGATATTGCAGGATTCAAGCAATCCGATTGAAGACGCATTATACGAAATGGAAAGAATCCAAAGTAGTTCCAAAGCAGGTGCGAAAACAGGAAACGTAATGAGCGAGAGAGGCATGGTGAGGGATAACGGCATCACTGTTACTTTGCCTATTGTCACGAGTGAAGGTTTTCCAGTTATCGAATATGCCAAGGCCATGTACCCATTGGTAGGAAATGAGGCACCTGGACTAGCCAATTTCCACAAGGGCGACTACATGTTGATCACTGAGATCGTCAACAAAGACTGGTATAAAGGCGAAGTCTATGATAACGATCGAATCGACAGAGACCACCGAGTCGGGTTGATTCCCTATAATTTCATACAACTACTGCATCAAGGACCCTGA
- the ARP9 gene encoding Arp9p (similar to Saccharomyces cerevisiae ARP9 (YMR033W); ancestral locus Anc_2.593) codes for MAPFRQDSILIIYPRSQTTLVQFGLNEETFTVPELEIPTQIYRSTKQDGSYAYHSTNKDNTAELINPIQSGSIVDIEAFTQFLRLIYVSILSNRVNKNQDAFEAELSNIPLLLITHHFWSQSDLERITQYIFESLEINNLIQLPASLAATYSMISLQNCCIIDVGTYHTDVIPIVDYAQLDHLVSSIPMGGQSINESLKKLLPQWDDHQIESLKKSSIFEVLSDDAKKLSNFDFANENEEDDEGTLNVAEIITSGRDTREVLEERERGQKAKNVKNSDLEFNTFWDENGNEIKVGKQRFQGCNNLIKNISNRVGLTLDNIDDINKARAVWENIIIVGGTTSITGFKEALFGQLLKDHLIIEPEGEKLDREEKAKSVLPAATKKKGKFMTNTTAFVPSIEYVQCPTVIKLAKYPDYFPEWKKSGYSDIIFLGAQIVSKQIFTHPKDTFYITREKYNMRGPAALWDVQF; via the exons ATGGCCCCGTTTAGACAGGACAGTATTTTG ATAATATATCCCAGATCTCAAACTACCCTCGTTCAATTTGGTCTGAATGAAGAGACATTTACCGTGCCTGAGTTGGAGATACCAACACAGATTTATCGTAGCACGAAACAGGATGGATCCTATGCATACCATTCAACTAATAAGGATAACACAGCTGAGTTAATCAATCCTATCCAAAGCGGCTCCATCGTAGACATAGAGGCATTCACACAATTTTTAAGACTGATATATGTGTCCATTTTGTCTAATAGAGTCAATAAGAATCAGGATGCGTTCGAGGCTGAGCTATCCAATATTCCACTTTTACTAATCACTCACCATTTTTGGTCACAATCTGATCTAGAGAGAATCACCCaatatatttttgaaagtctTGAGATAAATAATCTAATTCAATTACCTGCATCTCTGGCGGCTACTTATTCTATGATTTCATTACAGAATTGTTGTATCATCGATGTCGGAACCTATCATACCGATGTCATTCCTATTGTTGATTATGCACAACTAGACCACCTTGTGTCTTCAATACCAATGGGTGGACAATCTATTAAtgaatctttgaagaaattattACCTCAATGGGATGACCACCAGATAGaatccttgaaaaaatcctcAATTTTTGAGGTATTGAGTGACGACgccaaaaaattatcaaattttgattttgcaaacgaaaatgaggaagatgatgaaggaACCCTAAATGTTGCCGAGATTATTACTAGTGGTCGTGATACACGCGAAGTGCTAGAGGAAAGAGAACGTGGCCAAAAAGCCAAAAACGTTAAGAATAGCGACTTGGAATTCAATACTTTTTGGGATGAAAATGGCAACGAAATAAAAGTCGGCAAGCAAAGATTTCAAGGATGTAATAACttgatcaaaaatatatctaACCGTGTGGGGTTGACATTAGATAATATAGACGACATTAACAAAGCTAGAGCTGTTTGGgaaaatatcattattGTCGGTGGTACTACGTCTATTACAGGGTTTAAGGAAGCTCTATTTGGCCAACTACTGAAAGATCATTTAATCATAGAACCAGAGGGAGAAAAATTGgatagagaagaaaaagctaAATCTGTATTACCTGCTGcgacaaaaaagaaaggtaAATTTATGACAAATACCACTGCGTTCGTTCCAAGTATAGAATATGTGCAGTGTCCTACGGTAATCAAACTAGCCAAATATCCGGACTATTTCCCTGAGTGGAAGAAAAGTGGATATTCTGACATTATATTCTTAGGGGCTCAAATTGTTTCCAAACAAATTTTTACTCATCCAAAGGACACATTTTATATTACAAGAGAAAAGTATAACATGAGGGGACCAGCTGCTCTTTGGGACGTACAATTTTGA
- the RCH1 gene encoding Rch1p (similar to Saccharomyces cerevisiae YMR034C; ancestral locus Anc_2.594): MKNQDSLLREIWVHPITEFLKSQWFFFCLAIFIVIARFAPNFARDGGLIRGQYSIGYGCVAWIFLQSGLGMKSRSLMANMLNWRAHTTILVLSFLITSSIVYGFCCAVKAADNPKIDDWVLIGLILTATCPTTVASNVIMTTNAGGNDLLCVCEVFIGNLLGAFITPALVQMFTNRAPFQYGNPATGNGIGALYGRVMKQVGLSVFVPLFVGQAIQNCFPKYTASYLDFLKKYHIKIGSYMLLLIMFSSFSTAFYQDAFTSVSHVCIIFICFFNLGIYIFFTGLSYLCARPWFIIKIFPQEPVEGKSTRLYRYSYSLFRPFYYSKKDAICIMFCGPAKTAALGVSLITSQYGDKKEHLGKLLVPLVLYQVEQVMTANFFVSLFKRWIQKDDEPDGSESSYTNENEEIDVEKNVSINTGENQAVSSNIMPFANPK; this comes from the coding sequence ATGAAGAATCAGGATTCTCTATTACGCGAAATTTGGGTACATCCTATAACTgagttcttgaaatctcaatggtttttcttctgtctCGCTATTTTCATCGTTATTGCAAGGTTTGCTCCAAATTTTGCAAGGGACGGAGGGCTAATAAGAGGACAGTATAGTATTGGATACGGCTGCGTTGCATGGATTTTCCTCCAGAGTGGGCTGGGAATGAAGTCTAGGTCATTGATGGCCAATATGCTAAATTGGAGAGCTCATACCACCATCCTGGTGTTGAGTTTCTTGATAACATCGTCCATAGTATACGGGTTTTGCTGTGCTGTAAAGGCTGCCGATAACCCTAAGATAGATGACTGGGTACTTATCGGTCTGATTTTAACAGCCACTTGTCCAACGACTGTGGCATCGAACGTCATTATGACCACGAATGCGGGAGGAAATGACCTTTTGTGCGTTTGTGAAGTGTTTATTGGAAATTTGTTAGGAGCATTTATCACGCCTGCACTAGTGCAAATGTTCACTAACCGGGCACCATTTCAATACGGTAATCCCGCTACCGGAAATGGTATTGGTGCACTTTATGGCCGTGTTATGAAGCAGGTTGGCCTCTCGGTCTTCGTACCATTATTTGTTGGGCAGGCTATACAAAATTGTTTCCCCAAGTACACTGCTTCGTATCTGgattttctaaaaaaatatcacaTTAAAATTGGGTCTTACATGCTTTTATTGATCATGTTtagttcattttcaacagCCTTTTACCAGGACGCCTTTACAAGTGTCTCCCATGTTTGTATCATATTTATCTGCTTCTTTAATTTGGGAATTTATATCTTCTTTACGGGCTTGTCGTACCTGTGCGCAAGACCCTGGtttatcatcaaaattttccCTCAAGAACCGGTTGAAGGCAAATCTACAAGGCTGTATCGCTATTCCTATAGCCTTTTCAGGCCATTTTATTACTCTAAGAAAGATGCGATTTGCATTATGTTTTGCGGTCCTGCTAAAACTGCCGCGCTAGGTGTATCATTGATTACTTCGCAATACGGTGATAAAAAGGAGCATCTGGGTAAATTGTTGGTTCCTTTAGTTTTATATCAAGTTGAGCAAGTGATGACGGCAAATTTCTTTGTGAGCTTATTCAAAAGGTGGATACAAAAGGACGACGAACCAGATGGAAGTGAATCGTCCTATacaaatgaaaacgaagagATTGATGTGGAAAAGAATGTTTCAATTAACACCGGTGAGAATCAAGCTGTTTCTTCCAACATAATGCCATTCGCAAACCCCAAGTAA
- the IMP2 gene encoding endopeptidase catalytic subunit (similar to Saccharomyces cerevisiae IMP2 (YMR035W); ancestral locus Anc_2.595): MFQTVSSKRVLRSTLIALSWVPVLLTVNNNVVHIAQVKGTSMQPTLNPQTETLEKDWVLLWKLGVKHPINLSRDDVILFKAPTNPGKTYCKRVKGLPFDTIETKFPYPKPQVNLPRGHIWVEGDNFFHSIDSNTFGPISSGLVIGKAVSIVWPPSRWGSDLKLSTGRDCINKRSVAE; the protein is encoded by the coding sequence ATGTTTCAGACAGTATCGTCAAAAAGGGTTCTACGAAGTACACTAATAGCCTTGTCATGGGTCCCAGTATTGTTGACAGTCAATAATAATGTGGTGCATATCGCACAAGTTAAAGGTACTTCGATGCAGCCTACGCTAAACCCGCAAACAGAGACACTGGAGAAGGACTGGGTGCTACTATGGAAGCTCGGCGTCAAGCACCCAATCAATTTATCAAGAGACGATGTTATCCTTTTCAAAGCTCCGACCAACCCTGGGAAGACTTACTGTAAAAGAGTTAAAGGCTTACCTTTTGATACCATTGAAACGAAGTTCCCGTACCCCAAGCCTCAAGTGAACCTTCCCAGAGGGCATATATGGGTCGAAGGggacaatttttttcattctatTGATAGCAATACATTTGGCCCCATTTCTAGTGGGTTGGTTATAGGAAAAGCAGTATCGATTGTTTGGCCACCTTCCAGGTGGGGCTCAGATCTCAAGCTGAGCACTGGTAGAGATTGCATAAACAAAAGATCTGTTGCGGAATAA
- the MIH1 gene encoding putative tyrosine protein phosphatase MIH1 (similar to Saccharomyces cerevisiae MIH1 (YMR036C); ancestral locus Anc_2.596), whose protein sequence is MNNIFHEIDDVYADEDTLNFQKISLKSPFGKKKNIFKNVQTFFKSKGKQSHTDDDSTNVEQLSCSKSSLSAKSRNSEGNIPSPKIRQYDRRDEYEEAEGDDMVLNIHFASQTLQSPTRNSSRRSLTNARENDLLSRIKYPGSPQRSNSFSRPRSLSGKTGTNSSSNSSKRVLRQDRKIPRSSRKSSQRFSHTSQNNMNLTSASSSPVTFDSTKEKCFESSLGKTQIPYYYDDKNSNDFFPRISPETLKNILQNNMCQSFYDSCCVIDCRFEYEYTGGHIINSVNIHSREDIESEFIHKVLHSDTNNSNLPTLLIIHCEFSSHRGPSLASHLRNCDRIMNQDRYPKLFYPDILILDGGYKAVFDSFPELCYPCRYVGMNSQDNLLNCEQEMDRFRKESKKFTTKNNSFSKLISSSNPNLFYDGNHQSSTTVESSILSFKFEPPPKLSLAHKRISSGSSLNSSESAGEENFSPNFSKSSMSSSCNLSTSHMLLMDGLDTSSYISFEDDRSNNQAGDFTFVGSEREDFHGPARRSLLPSFQKDEEN, encoded by the coding sequence ATGAACAATATATTTCATGAAATTGACGATGTCTATGCCGACGAAGATACTctgaattttcaaaaaatttctctgaAAAGTCCCTTTggtaagaagaagaacatattcaaaaatgttcaaacctttttcaaatcaaaaggTAAACAATCCCATACCGATGATGACTCGACCAATGTAGAGCAACTCTCATGTAGCAAATCTTCGTTGTCAGCTAAATCGAGAAATAGTGAAGGCAATATCCCCTCACCAAAGATAAGACAATATGATCGTCGGGATGAGTACGAAGAGGCTGAAGGTGACGATATGGTATTAAATATTCACTTTGCTTCTCAAACGTTACAAAGCCCAACTAGGAACTCATCAAGAAGATCTTTAACTAATGCCAGGGAAAACGATCTTTTAAGTCGAATCAAGTACCCTGGCAGTCCCCAGAGATCCAACTCATTCTCAAGACCAAGATCCTTGTCAGGAAAAACAGGTACTAATAGCAGCAGTAATTCAAGTAAAAGGGTGCTAAGACAGGATAGAAAAATTCCGAGGTCATCAAGGAAAAGTTCACAGAGATTTTCACATACTTCTCAAAATAATATGAATCTTACTTCAGCCTCGTCCAGTCCAGTGACTTTTGACTcgacaaaggaaaaatgttttgaatCAAGTCTAGGCAAAACACAAATACCATATTACTATGACGACAAAAACtcaaatgattttttccctCGTATCTCTCCGGAAACATTAAAAAACATTTTGCAGAATAATATGTGCCAGTCATTTTATGATTCGTGTTGCGTTATAGATTGCCGATTTGAATATGAATATACTGGTGGCCATATCATAAATTCCGTTAACATACATTCGAGGGAAGATATAGAGAGCGAATTTATTCATAAGGTTTTGCATAGCGATACCAACAACAGTAACTTACCAACTTTACTAATCATCCATTGTGAATTCAGTTCCCACCGAGGACCTTCATTGGCGTCTCATTTGCGAAACTGCGACCGTATAATGAATCAAGATCGCTATCCCAAGTTATTTTACCCCGACATATTGATATTGGATGGTGGATACAAAGCTGTTTTTGACAGTTTCCCTGAACTGTGCTATCCATGCCGGTACGTGGGTATGAATTCACAGGACAATTTACTCAATTGtgaacaagaaatggaCAGATTCAGAAAGGAGTctaaaaaatttactaCCAAAAATAATTCCTTCAGTAAATTGATTTCCTCTTCAAATCCTAATTTGTTCTATGATGGTAACCACCAATCTTCAACGACGGTCGAATCTTCAATACTGTCATTCAAATTCGAACCACCTCCGAAACTATCATTGGCCCACAAAAGAATTTCAAGTGGGTCATCATTAAATTCGAGTGAGAGCGCTGGTGAGGAAAATTTCTCTCCCAATTTCAGTAAGTCATCCATGAGCAGTAGCTGCAACTTAAGCACCTCTCATATGTTATTAATGGATGGTCTAGATACCTCCTCATACATtagttttgaagatgatagAAGTAATAATCAAGCCGGAGATTTTACTTTTGTTGGTTCAGAACGAGAGGATTTCCACGGTCCTGCAAGAAGATCGCTATTACCTTCTTTTCAgaaggatgaagaaaactga